The DNA segment ACTGTTGAAGCTGGAATTGAAGACTGTGTTTGAGCTGCTGCCACCGGTTGAGGCGCTTGATCTGCTTGCCACTGTTGCCACAGTAGGAAGCTGACAAACAGCAAACCGATCAGCAATATATTGCGTTGAGATTCCATAACCTATTTATCGCACCTATGTTTTTTGTTAGGGACGGGGTCTTCACCGCCCGGATGTAAAGGGTGACATCTTAATATGCGTTTCGCTGCAAACCAACACCCTTTCACAAAACCATGCAATCGAATTGCTTCGATTGCATAATGTGAGCACGTTGGATTGAACCTACAACGAGGCCCCAGCATGGGGCTTATGAGTAGTTGGTAACCACGAATAATCGTGGTTGCTAGCC comes from the Shewanella halifaxensis HAW-EB4 genome and includes:
- the yidD gene encoding membrane protein insertion efficiency factor YidD — encoded protein: MAKTQSPLQWLATTIIRGYQLLISPMLGPRCRFNPTCSHYAIEAIRLHGFVKGCWFAAKRILRCHPLHPGGEDPVPNKKHRCDK